The region GGCTACTACTGCACCGCTTTTCTCTACACGATAAATTCTTTTGAGCCGCCTGCCCCGAGCCTATTCCTTTTCATGCTGTAGCTATTGACATTTGCAGCCTGGATTTCTATAACCAGTATGAGATAATCTTAAATACACATTGAATAACACCAAGCTAAACTTGAAAATCGATAAAGCGCAATTCTTTGCCTTGGGCAAATGGTTTTTAAATTATGTCCTGATCGGTGTTATCGCCGGTTGCGGAGCTATCATATTTTATTTCTTATGCCAGGTTGGGCTACATTATTTTCTGGATTTCTTGGCTGGTTACCGCCCGCCCCATCCCGCTGGTGAAGCCCCTTTATTCAAGGAATTCTCAACTCCTTTCCGGCGGTGGGCGCTGTTGCTGGTGCCGGCCCTGGGCGGGCTTGTCAGCGGCTGGCTGGTTTATACTTTTGCCCCGGAGGCAGAAGGCCACGGCACTGACGCCGCCATTGAGGCGTATCACAAAAAGGGAGGGTTCATAAGATCCAGAGTCCCCGTTATTAAGACCCTGGCCTCTTTTATAACTTTAGGTACGGGAGGCTCAGGAGGACGGGAGGGCCCCATTGCCCAGATTGGAGCCGGCTTTGGCTCATTTCTGGCTACTCGTTTGAGGCTATCGGACCGGGAGCGCCGGATCATGCTGGCCGCAGGTATGGCGGCCGGCGTAGGAAGCATATTCCGGGCGCCGTTGGCTGGTGCATTATTTGCGGCTGAGGTTTTATACAAGGAAGCCGAGTTTGAATCTGAAGTCCTTATCCCGGCCGGCATTTCTTCCGTGGTCGCCTATTGTATCTTTTGTCTGGTTTTTGGCTGGGGGTCGCTTTTCAGCACCCACGATTTTGTTTTTAATGATCCACGCCAGCTCTTCCCATATTCGGTTCTTGCCCTAATACTGGCCGGCGCCGCCTTCCTTTATGTCAAAATTTTCTACGGCGTCCACGATATCTTCAAAAGCATAAACCTCCCTAATTATATCAAACCGGCAATAGGTGGCTTTTTGACCGGCTGCATAGGCTTTTTTTTGCCTCAAACACTGGCCTTCGGGTATGGCTTTATACAGATGACCCTGAACAATCTGGTGGCCATCCCCGTTTTAGTTGCGGTGGGACTGGGCAAGATATTGACCACTTCCCTCTCTATAGGTTCCGGTGGCAGTGGAGGGGTCTTTGGTCCGGCCATGGTTATAGGAGCTTCTTTAGGCGCAGCCGTGGGGCAGGCCTTTCATTATCTGATGCCCGATATAGTCCAGCAACCGGCAGCATTTGCCATTGTGGGTATGGCTGGTTTCTTTTCTGCGGCCTCCAAGGCCCCGTTTTCTACCATCATCATGGTAAGTGAAATGACCGGTTCCTATCATCTGCTTCTTCCGGCCCTCCTGGTCTGTACCCTGGCCTTTATCTTTTCGCGGAAATGGACCATTTATCATAAACAGGTTTCTTCACGCATTGATTCACCCGCCCATGCCGGGGACTTCCTAACGGATCTTTTGGAGGGACTAACCGTCCGCAGCCTGGAAAACAAGATAAGAAAAATAGTTACCGTACAAGAAAATGTTAAGTTCAAAGATTTCTTATATACCTTCTCTCATGCAGAGCAACACTACTTTCCGGTAATAAACAGCCGGAATCAGTTGACCGGCATCTTCTCCATTAATGATATCCGACACCATCTCTTTGAGCATGACCTCGATGACCTGGTCATCATGAAAGACATCGCCTGGTCAGAAGTCATAACCACGCATCTCGCCGAAGATCTGCATACGGTCCTGAAAAAATTCACGGCGAAAAATATTGACATGCTCCCCGTGGTAAGGGAAGACAACCCCAGGGAACTGATCGGCATGTTATCCCGCCGGGACGTGATCGAATTGTATAATCAGAAGGTCTCTGACTTGCAACGTCTGAAGGGGTCTTGAAAAGACACTCACAGCTCCAAAACGTTCTTTCCCTTGTTCTCTAACGCATACCAGACCGAAAGATAGTCTCTTGTCTGCCTGGTTATAAGGAAATTAATCCGCACATATTCCCTGCCTTTTTCACCCATCTGCGCCGCCATTTCCGGATTATTCAAAAACTGCCTTATCCTGAAGGCGGCGCCTTCCACAGAATGTACAAGAAAGCCGGTTACGCCGTGGACTATTTGCAGAGGGATACCGCCCACGGCCCCACCTATGACCGGCTTTCCCTTCCACATGGCCTCGGAAACGGTAAGGCCGAAACCTTCCCGCGTGGACTTTTGCAGAATAACATCCGCCATCCTCTGCAGGGCGTTTATGTCCCTGTCGCTGAATGCCGGTAACAAGAGAATAAATATGTCGGGATCATCGGCCGCATATTCTCTTACCTCTTTTAAAACCTCCTCCCCTTCCGGATCATCCGCCGCCGGGCTCCCTGCCAAAACAAGAATACAATCATTATATTTCTTGACTACCTTATAAGCCCTTATTACCCCTGTCGGATCCTTAAACCGGTCAAATCTTGAGACCTGTAAGATTATCGGCCTGTCTCTTGGTATCTGAAGTCGTTCCGAAACCTCTCCTATTTCCTGTTCGGTAAGTTCCCGGTTCTTTTCACTCAGGGGGTCGATAGATGGAGCGATGATAAATTCGTCTATAGGCATGGACCGTGCGAATCTGGCCACAGAAAAGATGGCGGCGTCATATTTTTCCCAATAACGCCTCAGATAATCGCTCACTTTTTTCAAAGGGTTCGCGGCATCGATGTGACATCTCCATATCCATTTTCCGGTTTTCCTGAACTCGATGAGAGGGGCCGGCTGGGGATCGTGGATTAAAACCGCATCTGCATCCAGGTTGAGCTTTCCTGCGTTTCTTTTGTTTACCTCATAATGGTATTCCCACATTTCCTTGCTGATATGGTCAAGATTCCCCTGAATCGTGTTGTGGATTTTTTTGGTTATATCAAAAAACTTGTCATCTCCCTCAATGACTTCCCACCTTGCATTTATGTCCAATTCCCGAAGCAGGGGGATCATTCTCTGGAGTATCTCGGCCACTCCACCACCGGCCCGGGTAGAGTTTATGTGGAGAAAAGACCTGTTCCTTAATTTCTCGCCGAGCTTCTGTAGTAGTTGCAAGTCTCCTTTGGGCACAATGCCTGAGTAATCTGAGATCATCGCCTACATAACCTCCATGTCGCGCCTGGCCTCTTTCTCAACCACGTTGGTTATATGGTTCCTGATCTCCTCTATGCTATGCATAAAAGGGTCTATGGCCCTTATCTTTTCTCCTAGATCTTTCTTTTCCAGAGAGCTCTCTATCCACGCAGAAAAATCATCTATGCCGCCGCCCAGACGCATCCTTGCCTCGTAGAAATGATAATATATCGACCCGGCATCCACATATTTTATAGCCATTAAGAATTCGGCAAGATTCTTTGCCCTTATCCCGACCGGAAATATGAGGGTTATGGTCTCATTAAAATGGAATTCATCTCCAGGCATAGCCTCTCTTGGCTCAGGAAAATCTATTAAATAATGATCGATTACCGCCACCAGCGCACTGCGCAAAGCCTCTATAGTCTTAAATTCGTATGGGTCTAGAACTGATAGATGCTCGGCAAGCGCCTCTTCTTCCAGACTTTATCCGGCCCATTGGGCAAAATCGTTGGTATATTGATAGATATGACCCTTCAAGAAATATTGGTAGGTGTGATGAAATATGGCTTCATCACTGACACGAGCAATTATGTCTCTGAGTTCCCGGAGATTTTTTGCCTTTTCACCTGTGGATTTTAGTATGCTCGCACACTGTCTGAACTCGAAGGGTGGTATGGGTTTTTCCATAGAGCGTCTGAAGCGTTCGTTTCTTTCCTATCTTCCTTATCGGTAAGAGCTGCTGCCCCTACCTTTTTGTATAGAGTAACATAAGGTTAACAAGATAAACAAGCACTATCCCAACCGAGTCCCAGGCCAAAAACAGCCTTTTTCTGCCTGCCCGATAGGTCAGACCGATGATAGCAATAGCGGTCATCGCTATAGCAGAAAGGGCCGAGATCAGGTGATTCTGTTGCACAAAAGATAGAAGGGGGCCTTCTACAAAAAATATGTCGTCTAAGGCCAGAATGGCTATATTAAAAAGATTGCTTCCAAAAAGATTTCCGATAGCCAAGTCTATAGCGTTCATCTTTACCGCAGAGACAGAGACCACTACCTCCGGGAGCGACGTGGCCGCAGCAATGAAAATATTTCCTACAAAGGTCTGACCGAGGCCCGTAGTTTCAGCAATACCCTTGCCAATACCGGGGAGACACGCACCCGCAATTATAACCAGGACAGCGTGAATAGAATACCCCAGGTAAGCAGTCCTCTTCTGGATCTCCCCATATTTCAATCCTATAACCTTTTCTCTCGCAGCCGATCTCTGCTGCTTCTCATAAAAGAAGATAAGCCGCATAGCCACCAGGTAGATAAGAATAAACAGAATACTATAAAGACTGATCCAGCCAACGGTTACGGCCATACTATTAAAGCAGGCACTGAGGGCCACCAAAGAAAGGAGAAGGATCCCGAAGCCTGCGGCCAAGGTCTGCCCTTGGTGGGCCCTCGAAGATAAGGGGATGCGCCCGACAACAGCATCCAGTGCCGCCAGTATCAGCATGTTAAGGGCGCAGCTACCAAGAATGTCTCCGGCAGCGATGTCTGGGGTATGGGTGTAGATTACGGAGCTCAGCCCGGTAGCCAGTTCAGGCAGCGAAGTCACCGAGGCCATCAGAACCACTCCTACCCAGGTCCTTCCCAGGCCCGACTTCTCGGCTATGATATCGCCATAAACGGAAAGTCTGGCGCCTGAATAAAGGATAGCCAGTGTAGCGATTACAAATTTAAGCCAGAGGATTGCCATTGTCCCCGGAGATTGTCTTTTCGTGTGGTCTTGAACCTGAACTAACTAGTGTTCATCCGGAAACTACTGTTTCCGGCTTCACGCTTTCAGCGATCAGCAATTAGCTGTCAGCAAAAACCTAAGACAAACAACATATTAAGCTGAACGCTGATGGCTGAGTGCTGATAGCTCATCCGGAATTTTTTGGTTTCCGGATGAAAACTAACTATTTGATATATCCGTGCCATCATATTAATATAAAGCTTATCATACCTCTCCAAAACAGGCAATCTTATGGACGACCTTCGCCTTACCGCCAGAAAAATCTTCCAGGCCGGTCTTTCGGCTGTAGATCCGTATGAAGCCGTGCATAAACATCTTGTGGTCAAAAACGATATGCTTATCCTCGGCGGTGAACTGCAAAAAGGCCGTGAGTATGACCTGAGGCGGTTCCGGCGGGTCTTTGTCCTTGGCGCCGGCAAGGCTTCTGTGCCCATGGCCGCCGCTTGTGAAGAAATACTGCAAAAAAGAATCCGTAAGGGCATCGTAGTTACCAGGTATGGCCACTCTGGCCCACTCAAGTACATAATGGCCTTGGAAGCCGGACATCCTGTACCGGATAAGGCCGGACTCCAGGCAGCACAAAAGATATTAGCACTTCTCAAAGGGTCTGAAGCCGACGACCTTATAATATTTCTTACCTCCGGCGGGTGCTCGGCCCTATCGCCCCTGCCCGTACCTCCCATCACGTTATCTGAGAAAAAGAGACTGACCAATCTCCTTCTCAAGTCGGGGGCCACCATTAAAGAGATAAACGCCGTGCGCAAGCATATCTCCATGACCAAGGGAGGGGGTCTGGCCAAACAGGCCCACCCTTCCACGGTGATCAACCTGATACTCTCCGACGTCGTGGGAGACGATCTGGATGTTATAGGCTCAGGGCCTTTTGTCCCTGACTCTTCCACCTTCCAGAACGCCTGGGATGTACTGGAAAAATATAACCTTACGTCCAGGTTGCCCGAGGGTATTATCAAACATCTCCGGGCCGGGCTGGAAGGGAAGGTACAAGAGACGCCAAGACCCGGTCATCTCTGCTTTTGTAAGGTTTACAACCTTATTATTGGAGGTAATTTAGTAGCCTTGAAAGCCGCAGAGAACAAGGCCAAATCCCTGGGCTTTAAAACCCTGATCCTCTCGTCACAAATCCAGGGTGAGGCCAGAGAACTGGCCAGGTTTTATGCGGCCATAGCGAAAGAGATTCTCCGGTCGGGACATCCGTCATCGCCCCCTCTCTGTATTCTCGCCGGAGGTGAACCCACCGTTACGGTCAAAGGCAAGGGCTTTGGGGGAAGGAATACCGAGCTGGCCCTGTCTTTTGCTATTGAAATACAAGAGTTAAACGGTGTAACGTTTGTGAGTGGCGGGACAGACGGGACAGACGGCTCCACAGATGCCGCCGGGGCCATAGTAAGCGGCAGTACCTATAGAAAGGCACTTAAAAAGGGCCTGAAGCCTGAAAACTATCTTACAAACAATGATTCCTATACCCTTTTTAAAGAGACTGGAGAGCTACTTATAACCGGCCCCACAAGAACCAATGTTATGGACATCCATATTATGTTGATAAGATAGCTAAACCCTTTCACTCAGTTTTTCATATACCTTTCTTTTCTTATCCCACATCTTAAGCAGATAACCCTTCTGTTGTTCGAAGGCCTCGGCGTTTTTCTCTACAATCTCTTCGGCCTTAGAAGAATCCATATCCCACGTTTCGCGGACAAAGGAGGCGACTCGTGCATAATAGAGGGGGGTCATGAGATCTACCAGTTTGTTTCGGTTCATCGGCCAATAGTGGAAGGTGGCCGCTAATTCGTAGAGAATCCGGACCCAGGTCTCTACCGGCAACGAGAAGTCCTTCGCACTCATTTTGGAGGCTTTTTTGAGATCACTGTAACTATCAGAATCTAATATGTCCTTCCAAAACGACTTGAATTGTTTAAAACCAACCTGAAAATTATAAATGAGTCCATCTAAATCGACCTTAATAGGCTCCGGTTCCGAACATTTCTCAGCGCCGAAGGTCTCCACCGGCGTACTTTTTTTTGTCTTTTTCCAATAAGATTCATTTTGTTCCATGAGATAAAAGATAGTCCACACCACTTGGCGGAACATAGGCCCCAGGTGTGCAGCCGGGTCCTTGGCGTCGTGCACTTTGACCCCCAGGTTGGCCTGACAAATCTTAAATCCTTGCACAACGGCCTGTGTAGTCATCCAGATATCTATACCAAAACGGGCGATTTCCGTATCCCATACCGGTTGATCAATATAGTAAGCGGCTACTTCCCGGGAAAAGGCAAAATCACCACCTATGGGCTGGCGGATGCGCCTTCCATAAAGAGCCCGGGTCAGATTATAGACTATATTGTTGGTTATAGTGCCATCGTACTTATGACGACAATAAACCGGTGTAACATATTGATAGCCTTTCTCCAAAACCGGAGAAAGCAGATGCTGCACCCAGTCCGAGGTAATGCTCCTGATATCTGAATCCACCACGATACAGGCCTTGACGTCCAGCCTTACTGCCGCTTCAAATATGGAACGAAAGGCCGTGCCCTTCCCGCCCGGTCCGCGGTAGATGGAAAGGAGTTTTTCCTGCCAGGGCTTAAGCTGAAATTCTTTAACCATCTCCCGGGTGTCGTCGGTAGAGCCCCCGTCGGCTATCATAATTACGTTCTTGTGTTCCTTGTAATACTTGTCCAGGCCGTGGGAAACCATCTGGATCACGTGGGCTATAGTCCGTTCGTTGTTATAGGCAGGAATACCCACCAGGATATCGGCCCGGCCTATCTCCTCCAGTCTCTTCAAGGTATATGGTCTTAATGCGGTGTAGTACACCCTGGCCTCCGTTTATTTATAATGGGATACAGTTTGGGTTAGTGGGGTGGAGCAGAAATATCTGGCGGAAATCAAGAGGCAAAAATAAAATGGAGCGGGAAACGGGATTTGAACCCGCGACTTCAACCTTGGCAAGGTTGCACTCTACCACTGAGTTATTCCCGCTCACTCAGCAATTTTTATACCGCAAACCGCCTGCTTTGTCAACACCGTAACGAATCATTGACACAACCGGTAACAGATGTTAAAAATGTTGTCCGTTGGAGGGATGGCCGAGAGGCTTAAGGCGGCGGTCTTGAAAACCGCTTTCGCTCACGCGAACGTGGGTTCGAATCCTACTCCCTCCGCCAAAGATATCTCAAATCTGAAATCTTAGATTTTACCGGGCTACGGAGAGATGACCGAGTAGGCCGAAGGTGCTCGCCTGCTAAGCGAGTGTAGGGGGAAACCTCTACCGAGGGTTCGAATCCCTCTCTCTCCGCCATTTCTTCACTCACCCTACTGGAAAAAGGACACCTCCCCTTCCTCTTTCAAATCTCTAGACATCAAGTCCTTAACTGCCCCGAGCGGGTCTTTATCCTCGTAGAGTACTTTATACACCTGTTCAATTATCGGCATTTCTACCCGGCATTTTCGGGCCAGAAAATAGGCCGATCGGGTGGTCTTTACCCCTTCAGCCACCATTTTCATCCCGTCCAGGATTTCTTTCAGTTTCATTCCCTGCCCGAGCCTGAGACCTACCGTCCGATTCCGGCTCAGATCTCCCGTACAGGTCAGGACCAGATCACCCAGGCCGGCCAGGCCAGCAAAGGTAAGGGGTTTTGCCCCGATTTTTAGCCCTAAGCGACTTATCTCGGCCAACCCACGCGTAATCAGGGCTGCCCGGGTATTGGTCCCAAAACCAAGCCCGTCACAGATACCGGCCGCAATAGCAATAACATTTTTAAGGGCGCCTCCTAATTCTACGCCCCTGACATCAGAGGAACGATAGACACGAAAGTATGGTGTGGCGAATAATTCCTGTACCGCTCTGGCTACATCTTCACTCGCCGAGGCAGCGGTCACCGCTGTAGGAACCTTTTGGCTTACCTCACGGGCAAAACTGGGACCGGAAAGGACGGCCAATTTATCGTGCTGTTCTCCAGGCAATAATTCTTCCAAAACTTCTGTCATGGTGAGAAGTGTTTCATTCTCTATACCCTTGCTGACCGTGACCACGATACTGGCAGGAGAAAGAAAAGGGATTAGCCGGCTTACTACGGCTCGCAAGACATGCGATGGAACCGCCATCACTATAAACTCTTTGGACTCGACGGCCTCTTTCAGGGAAGATGTAATTCCAAGCCGGGCGTCCAGCTTTATGCCCGGCAGATAAGTCTTGTTTTCCCTGGTCTCCGCCATATCTCCGGCCAGGGCCTCTCTACGGACCCACAAGGTCGCCTCATCACACCCTTTTTCAGCAAGAAGGTTGGCTAGGGTTGTACCCCAGCTCCCTCCTCCTATAACACCTATAGAACTACGTCTGGACATCGGCCTCTTCTTCCCTCTCCGCCAGTCGGGCGATGCTCACGACCTTTTCCGCTGGCTCCATTTGGAAGAGTTTGAC is a window of Thermodesulfobacteriota bacterium DNA encoding:
- a CDS encoding NAD(P)H-dependent glycerol-3-phosphate dehydrogenase, whose product is MSRRSSIGVIGGGSWGTTLANLLAEKGCDEATLWVRREALAGDMAETRENKTYLPGIKLDARLGITSSLKEAVESKEFIVMAVPSHVLRAVVSRLIPFLSPASIVVTVSKGIENETLLTMTEVLEELLPGEQHDKLAVLSGPSFAREVSQKVPTAVTAASASEDVARAVQELFATPYFRVYRSSDVRGVELGGALKNVIAIAAGICDGLGFGTNTRAALITRGLAEISRLGLKIGAKPLTFAGLAGLGDLVLTCTGDLSRNRTVGLRLGQGMKLKEILDGMKMVAEGVKTTRSAYFLARKCRVEMPIIEQVYKVLYEDKDPLGAVKDLMSRDLKEEGEVSFFQ
- a CDS encoding chloride channel protein, which translates into the protein MKIDKAQFFALGKWFLNYVLIGVIAGCGAIIFYFLCQVGLHYFLDFLAGYRPPHPAGEAPLFKEFSTPFRRWALLLVPALGGLVSGWLVYTFAPEAEGHGTDAAIEAYHKKGGFIRSRVPVIKTLASFITLGTGGSGGREGPIAQIGAGFGSFLATRLRLSDRERRIMLAAGMAAGVGSIFRAPLAGALFAAEVLYKEAEFESEVLIPAGISSVVAYCIFCLVFGWGSLFSTHDFVFNDPRQLFPYSVLALILAGAAFLYVKIFYGVHDIFKSINLPNYIKPAIGGFLTGCIGFFLPQTLAFGYGFIQMTLNNLVAIPVLVAVGLGKILTTSLSIGSGGSGGVFGPAMVIGASLGAAVGQAFHYLMPDIVQQPAAFAIVGMAGFFSAASKAPFSTIIMVSEMTGSYHLLLPALLVCTLAFIFSRKWTIYHKQVSSRIDSPAHAGDFLTDLLEGLTVRSLENKIRKIVTVQENVKFKDFLYTFSHAEQHYFPVINSRNQLTGIFSINDIRHHLFEHDLDDLVIMKDIAWSEVITTHLAEDLHTVLKKFTAKNIDMLPVVREDNPRELIGMLSRRDVIELYNQKVSDLQRLKGS
- a CDS encoding sodium:calcium antiporter, with translation MAILWLKFVIATLAILYSGARLSVYGDIIAEKSGLGRTWVGVVLMASVTSLPELATGLSSVIYTHTPDIAAGDILGSCALNMLILAALDAVVGRIPLSSRAHQGQTLAAGFGILLLSLVALSACFNSMAVTVGWISLYSILFILIYLVAMRLIFFYEKQQRSAAREKVIGLKYGEIQKRTAYLGYSIHAVLVIIAGACLPGIGKGIAETTGLGQTFVGNIFIAAATSLPEVVVSVSAVKMNAIDLAIGNLFGSNLFNIAILALDDIFFVEGPLLSFVQQNHLISALSAIAMTAIAIIGLTYRAGRKRLFLAWDSVGIVLVYLVNLMLLYTKR
- a CDS encoding glycosyltransferase; this encodes MYYTALRPYTLKRLEEIGRADILVGIPAYNNERTIAHVIQMVSHGLDKYYKEHKNVIMIADGGSTDDTREMVKEFQLKPWQEKLLSIYRGPGGKGTAFRSIFEAAVRLDVKACIVVDSDIRSITSDWVQHLLSPVLEKGYQYVTPVYCRHKYDGTITNNIVYNLTRALYGRRIRQPIGGDFAFSREVAAYYIDQPVWDTEIARFGIDIWMTTQAVVQGFKICQANLGVKVHDAKDPAAHLGPMFRQVVWTIFYLMEQNESYWKKTKKSTPVETFGAEKCSEPEPIKVDLDGLIYNFQVGFKQFKSFWKDILDSDSYSDLKKASKMSAKDFSLPVETWVRILYELAATFHYWPMNRNKLVDLMTPLYYARVASFVRETWDMDSSKAEEIVEKNAEAFEQQKGYLLKMWDKKRKVYEKLSERV
- a CDS encoding glycosyltransferase, translated to MISDYSGIVPKGDLQLLQKLGEKLRNRSFLHINSTRAGGGVAEILQRMIPLLRELDINARWEVIEGDDKFFDITKKIHNTIQGNLDHISKEMWEYHYEVNKRNAGKLNLDADAVLIHDPQPAPLIEFRKTGKWIWRCHIDAANPLKKVSDYLRRYWEKYDAAIFSVARFARSMPIDEFIIAPSIDPLSEKNRELTEQEIGEVSERLQIPRDRPIILQVSRFDRFKDPTGVIRAYKVVKKYNDCILVLAGSPAADDPEGEEVLKEVREYAADDPDIFILLLPAFSDRDINALQRMADVILQKSTREGFGLTVSEAMWKGKPVIGGAVGGIPLQIVHGVTGFLVHSVEGAAFRIRQFLNNPEMAAQMGEKGREYVRINFLITRQTRDYLSVWYALENKGKNVLEL
- a CDS encoding glycerate kinase — protein: MDDLRLTARKIFQAGLSAVDPYEAVHKHLVVKNDMLILGGELQKGREYDLRRFRRVFVLGAGKASVPMAAACEEILQKRIRKGIVVTRYGHSGPLKYIMALEAGHPVPDKAGLQAAQKILALLKGSEADDLIIFLTSGGCSALSPLPVPPITLSEKKRLTNLLLKSGATIKEINAVRKHISMTKGGGLAKQAHPSTVINLILSDVVGDDLDVIGSGPFVPDSSTFQNAWDVLEKYNLTSRLPEGIIKHLRAGLEGKVQETPRPGHLCFCKVYNLIIGGNLVALKAAENKAKSLGFKTLILSSQIQGEARELARFYAAIAKEILRSGHPSSPPLCILAGGEPTVTVKGKGFGGRNTELALSFAIEIQELNGVTFVSGGTDGTDGSTDAAGAIVSGSTYRKALKKGLKPENYLTNNDSYTLFKETGELLITGPTRTNVMDIHIMLIR